One Turneriella parva DSM 21527 genomic region harbors:
- a CDS encoding LysE family translocator, producing the protein MPVSGPIALIVFRSSLKGHFSKAIRVVTGAAVAEGIYCAIATFGFVQISTAYPFLAKYIRYVGAVFLLVLGIVFMFQKVRFADEMAPIPENKNSGLVSGFLIALFNPTLFLTWGSASSTIFSWFDTISFWDMLLFPIAASTGIISWFAILLEIFKKYHGRIGEKIGVYAIRGASVIMLVSGGFLLYQAAK; encoded by the coding sequence ATGCCCGTTTCGGGGCCCATTGCGCTCATTGTATTTCGTAGTAGTCTCAAAGGCCATTTCTCAAAAGCGATTCGGGTCGTAACCGGCGCTGCGGTGGCCGAGGGCATCTATTGCGCGATTGCCACTTTCGGCTTCGTGCAAATCAGTACCGCTTATCCGTTTCTCGCGAAGTACATTCGATACGTCGGTGCAGTTTTTCTGCTCGTTCTCGGAATCGTTTTCATGTTCCAGAAGGTCCGCTTTGCTGACGAGATGGCGCCGATACCAGAAAACAAGAATTCGGGTCTGGTTTCGGGTTTTCTTATAGCCTTGTTTAACCCAACGCTTTTTTTAACCTGGGGCAGTGCAAGCAGTACGATATTTTCGTGGTTCGACACGATCAGTTTCTGGGACATGCTGCTTTTTCCCATTGCGGCGAGCACCGGCATCATCAGCTGGTTTGCGATTCTGCTCGAAATTTTTAAGAAATACCATGGTCGCATCGGTGAGAAGATCGGCGTTTACGCCATTCGAGGCGCTTCGGTTATCATGCTTGTGTCAGGCGGTTTTCTTCTTTATCAGGCTGCGAAATGA
- a CDS encoding DUF4833 domain-containing protein, with protein MVQKVMKSTAAILALAIAGSVYAESRANLFHIKRNKNRNQVHYAVRYDEAACKPVGDEAVYGYWLNLEIGPNSYEPIGRFERMAYGIQSQTADGDNLLVKLKAFPDRVIKIVFSKTGAACKLTPFISINGQESIFKEIYVFAEEGLIKPTVKYVDILGTKGGAPVTERINR; from the coding sequence ATGGTACAGAAGGTTATGAAATCCACCGCTGCGATACTGGCGCTTGCGATCGCAGGTTCTGTTTACGCCGAATCGCGCGCGAATCTCTTTCACATCAAAAGAAACAAGAACAGAAACCAGGTGCACTATGCTGTTCGTTATGACGAAGCAGCTTGTAAACCGGTCGGCGACGAAGCCGTTTATGGGTATTGGTTAAACCTTGAAATAGGCCCCAACTCATATGAGCCCATTGGCCGCTTCGAGCGCATGGCTTATGGCATTCAGTCGCAGACCGCAGACGGTGATAACCTGCTCGTGAAGCTCAAAGCTTTCCCTGACCGTGTCATCAAAATTGTATTCAGCAAGACAGGCGCCGCCTGCAAGCTCACCCCGTTCATTTCGATCAACGGTCAAGAGTCGATATTTAAAGAGATTTACGTGTTTGCCGAAGAAGGCCTCATCAAGCCAACGGTGAAATACGTGGATATTCTGGGTACGAAAGGCGGTGCGCCCGTAACTGAGCGCATCAATCGTTGA
- a CDS encoding tetratricopeptide repeat protein codes for MRHLVLLITFMVYPVLFVHGLTVGVFDIKGDVGSEGGRLADLAQAEIQQDKSLTIRDRLAIKNIITQQEKCAAGFRECPELSGAIKTLDMYVTGEAITLAAQKQIVLRAVKTGDQTIAALAVGSADSLEKSMAEAAAGLAKKIAAQKNTDKGSGERWKLAVQPVRAANAAAQKLTELAGLDSMLLHALAKRASFDLIETKTDDIVEAEKMLSLSGMAPGALAPAGSDYTHFVTATIQVADEARILAYQVVSKKTGTAIISDIIEWTVGQDPQAALDKIAEYTENDIMKVLGKLEISGCDPGDAVITFEFKDASRAAESIICKSPLLIEDIPAGEYTLIFKHEERNTLTKSVTIKPVETLKLGKIALPDIDMSLFQQASSAESSGKFAEANGLYAQFYTKYPKHRMASYAMYREGYVTQLRLKRVADGRKILENVIARKPDAEIRSEAYVGMALGYRAEGDGEKSNAIFRMLTDQYAGTTAAEFARDCLEGKCSL; via the coding sequence ATGAGACATTTGGTTCTTTTGATAACCTTTATGGTTTACCCCGTGCTTTTTGTGCACGGCCTCACGGTCGGCGTTTTTGATATTAAAGGGGATGTCGGCTCAGAAGGCGGCCGCCTCGCCGATCTGGCGCAGGCCGAAATTCAGCAAGATAAGTCGCTGACGATTCGCGATCGTCTGGCAATAAAGAATATAATTACGCAGCAAGAAAAATGTGCGGCCGGGTTTCGTGAGTGCCCCGAGCTTTCGGGCGCAATCAAGACGCTCGATATGTACGTGACGGGCGAAGCAATTACGCTGGCTGCACAGAAACAGATCGTTTTGCGAGCGGTCAAAACCGGCGACCAGACGATCGCCGCACTCGCGGTCGGCAGCGCCGACTCGCTTGAGAAAAGCATGGCAGAGGCGGCGGCTGGCCTCGCGAAAAAAATTGCCGCACAAAAGAACACTGACAAAGGCTCTGGCGAGCGCTGGAAACTCGCGGTGCAACCCGTGCGCGCGGCGAACGCCGCAGCGCAAAAACTTACCGAACTCGCGGGGCTTGACTCAATGCTTCTGCACGCGCTGGCAAAACGCGCAAGCTTCGACCTCATCGAAACGAAAACAGACGACATCGTCGAGGCAGAGAAAATGCTTTCGCTTTCGGGAATGGCGCCAGGGGCGCTTGCACCTGCAGGTTCAGACTACACACATTTTGTTACGGCGACCATACAGGTGGCAGACGAGGCTCGCATTCTCGCGTATCAGGTTGTGAGCAAAAAAACCGGAACCGCGATTATCAGCGATATTATCGAATGGACTGTCGGTCAAGACCCTCAGGCGGCACTCGACAAGATTGCCGAGTACACCGAGAACGACATCATGAAGGTTTTGGGCAAACTCGAGATCAGCGGCTGCGACCCAGGCGATGCAGTCATCACGTTCGAATTCAAAGACGCATCGCGGGCAGCAGAATCAATTATCTGCAAATCACCGCTGCTGATCGAAGATATTCCCGCTGGTGAATATACTCTCATTTTCAAGCACGAAGAACGCAATACGCTCACCAAGAGTGTGACGATCAAACCTGTCGAGACACTAAAGCTCGGCAAGATCGCCCTGCCCGACATCGACATGTCACTTTTTCAACAGGCCTCATCGGCTGAAAGTTCTGGCAAGTTTGCCGAAGCGAATGGCCTCTACGCGCAATTCTATACCAAGTACCCGAAACACCGCATGGCCTCTTACGCGATGTACCGCGAGGGTTACGTAACGCAGCTGAGATTGAAGCGCGTCGCAGACGGGCGTAAGATTCTTGAAAACGTCATCGCGCGCAAGCCCGACGCCGAAATTCGCAGCGAAGCCTATGTCGGCATGGCGCTCGGTTACCGGGCTGAGGGTGACGGTGAAAAGTCAAACGCCATTTTTCGCATGCTGACCGACCAATACGCTGGCACAACCGCCGCCGAATTTGCGCGCGACTGCCTGGAAGGCAAATGTTCTCTGTGA
- a CDS encoding putative bifunctional diguanylate cyclase/phosphodiesterase translates to MKLFKRQILPAQTTISASTIVGENYQNLWKLRLLTQALWIVAVGSILMIGLWLIRVGRLDVGGTLGLVMLFANLAVLGKRSSWQLKGVVLIAELTIVGMYFPLLIGLRYTALSIAGAGVMVSAAFFNRRSAFALIAIDAALILLYGHLAQTGRIFPQTAPLADETIFLAWLKSAIVFVTVGSMLTVLIGGLVDSLESGAVRLRRLSDIAAASELKYRQLVDSAPEAIVLLDIESGKFIDVNPQAEKLLGYTAQELLQIGPIDLSPQKQENGRESAELAREYIASAIAGETPVFEWLHHDRDGVLLPCEVRLQRLETADGIFIRGTMIDIRERRKAQAIIQSLALYDNLTGLPNRKLFQDRLRHAIATSERDHKYSALFFIDVDNFKNINDSSGHASGDYLLTVVAERITACVGEGDTVARWGGDEFVVIAENLSESLTQAGKSAELIGEKILSALRDPIENPHQRGQFFQNTVSIGMTLLYGHIHTPEELLKRADIAMYQAKLAGKNRQRNFDVDMQKQVEERLALEGDLRRAVQKSQFVLHLQAQYNNDRRIFGAEVLVRWLHPQRGLILPGEFIAVAEETGDIVEIGKWIIETACRQLKSWQGNEKFRNLVLAINVSPRQFHDQSFVDFVSEAITRWQIDPTLLKLEITESLMLDNIEVALEKMAMLRESGVSFSLDDFGTGYSSLSYLKRLPLSQLKIDQSFVRDVAREKNDATLVRTIIGMAENLNLSVIAEGVEEEAQLHLLAKMGCHAYQGYFFSRPVALTEFEQLFV, encoded by the coding sequence GTGAAACTCTTCAAGCGCCAGATTCTACCGGCACAGACGACAATTTCAGCCTCGACTATTGTGGGCGAGAACTATCAGAACCTGTGGAAGCTAAGATTGCTGACGCAGGCCCTGTGGATTGTTGCGGTGGGCAGCATTCTCATGATTGGGCTTTGGCTGATCAGAGTTGGGCGTCTCGACGTGGGCGGTACACTCGGGCTGGTGATGCTTTTTGCCAACCTGGCAGTGCTCGGTAAGCGCTCGAGCTGGCAGCTCAAGGGTGTGGTGCTGATTGCCGAGCTGACAATTGTCGGCATGTACTTTCCCCTGCTGATCGGCCTGCGCTACACAGCGCTCAGCATTGCCGGCGCCGGTGTCATGGTGAGTGCCGCTTTTTTCAACCGCCGTTCTGCATTCGCGCTCATCGCCATCGATGCGGCGCTAATTCTGCTTTATGGTCATCTCGCACAGACTGGCAGAATATTTCCCCAGACGGCGCCGCTTGCCGATGAAACAATCTTTTTGGCGTGGTTGAAGTCAGCCATTGTCTTTGTCACTGTCGGGTCGATGCTCACCGTGCTCATCGGCGGCCTCGTCGACTCACTCGAATCAGGCGCAGTGCGGTTGCGCCGACTTTCAGACATCGCGGCGGCCAGCGAGCTGAAATACCGGCAACTCGTCGATAGCGCACCTGAGGCGATTGTCTTGCTCGATATCGAAAGCGGCAAGTTCATTGACGTCAACCCGCAGGCAGAAAAGCTATTGGGATACACTGCGCAAGAATTGCTGCAAATCGGCCCGATCGATCTCAGTCCGCAAAAACAGGAAAATGGCCGAGAGTCAGCTGAACTCGCGCGCGAATATATTGCCAGTGCGATTGCAGGGGAAACGCCCGTATTCGAATGGTTGCACCATGATCGCGACGGTGTCTTATTGCCCTGCGAGGTAAGGCTGCAAAGACTCGAAACCGCCGATGGTATCTTCATTCGCGGCACCATGATTGATATTCGCGAGCGGCGAAAAGCGCAGGCGATCATACAGAGTCTTGCCCTGTACGATAATCTTACCGGTCTACCCAACCGTAAATTATTTCAAGACCGGTTGCGCCATGCGATTGCCACCAGCGAACGCGACCATAAGTATAGCGCCCTCTTCTTTATAGACGTAGACAATTTCAAGAATATCAATGATTCCAGTGGCCATGCAAGCGGCGATTACCTGTTAACCGTTGTCGCAGAGCGCATTACGGCTTGCGTCGGCGAGGGCGATACCGTTGCGCGCTGGGGCGGCGACGAATTTGTCGTGATCGCTGAAAACCTCAGCGAGTCGCTGACGCAGGCCGGTAAAAGCGCTGAGCTCATCGGTGAAAAGATTCTCAGCGCCCTGCGAGACCCGATTGAGAACCCTCACCAGCGCGGTCAGTTCTTTCAGAACACGGTGAGCATCGGCATGACGCTTTTATATGGCCATATACACACGCCCGAAGAGTTGCTCAAACGGGCGGATATAGCAATGTACCAGGCCAAGCTCGCAGGCAAGAACCGGCAACGCAATTTCGACGTCGACATGCAAAAACAGGTCGAAGAGCGGCTCGCGCTCGAAGGTGACCTGCGCCGTGCGGTGCAGAAAAGCCAGTTTGTTCTGCATCTGCAGGCGCAGTACAATAACGACCGCCGCATTTTCGGCGCTGAGGTGCTCGTGCGCTGGCTGCACCCGCAGCGGGGGTTGATTCTGCCGGGTGAATTTATTGCCGTCGCCGAAGAGACGGGCGATATCGTCGAAATCGGCAAATGGATTATCGAGACTGCCTGCCGCCAGCTGAAATCATGGCAGGGAAATGAAAAATTCAGAAATCTGGTGCTGGCGATCAATGTCAGCCCCAGACAGTTTCACGATCAGAGTTTTGTCGATTTCGTCAGCGAAGCCATAACCCGTTGGCAGATAGATCCCACTTTGTTGAAGCTAGAAATTACCGAGAGCCTCATGCTTGATAACATCGAAGTTGCACTTGAAAAGATGGCGATGCTGCGCGAATCAGGTGTCAGCTTCAGTCTCGACGATTTCGGGACAGGGTATTCGTCGCTGAGCTACTTGAAGCGCCTGCCGCTCAGCCAGCTGAAGATCGACCAGTCATTTGTGCGCGACGTCGCGCGCGAGAAGAACGACGCGACCCTCGTCAGAACGATTATCGGCATGGCCGAGAACCTGAACCTGAGTGTTATCGCAGAAGGTGTTGAAGAAGAGGCGCAGCTGCACCTGCTCGCGAAAATGGGCTGCCATGCCTATCAGGGATATTTTTTCAGCCGGCCTGTGGCCCTGACCGAATTTGAGCAGTTATTTGTCTGA
- the arsC gene encoding arsenate reductase (glutaredoxin) (This arsenate reductase requires both glutathione and glutaredoxin to convert arsenate to arsenite, after which the efflux transporter formed by ArsA and ArsB can extrude the arsenite from the cell, providing resistance.) — MAKLSGAPPQGTANGNAGAHAKVTIYYNPKCRKSREALQIIKEKGIDPEIRNYMEEPPTKAELSEVLRKMGRRPRDIFRKSEPLYKDLGLKNKDLTDDELLSYLNEYPILIERPIVVKGQRAVLGRPPEDVRRII; from the coding sequence ATGGCGAAACTTTCAGGCGCTCCCCCGCAGGGGACTGCGAACGGAAACGCGGGTGCACACGCAAAAGTAACTATTTACTATAACCCGAAATGCCGCAAAAGCCGCGAAGCGCTTCAGATCATCAAAGAAAAGGGCATTGACCCTGAAATTCGCAACTACATGGAAGAACCACCCACGAAGGCAGAACTTTCTGAAGTGCTGCGCAAAATGGGCCGCCGCCCGCGCGACATCTTTCGTAAGTCTGAACCGCTCTATAAAGACCTCGGGCTGAAAAACAAAGACCTGACCGACGACGAGCTGCTGAGTTATCTCAACGAATATCCCATTCTTATCGAACGCCCGATCGTGGTGAAAGGCCAGCGCGCAGTGCTTGGTCGCCCCCCCGAAGACGTTCGCCGCATCATCTGA
- a CDS encoding phosphopantothenoylcysteine decarboxylase, translated as MKTKIIVTSGPTREHFDPIRFLSNPSTGRMGHSIAAAAVATGQFEVVYIAGPVPVEFATVTGAQNFSVTSTDEMQAAVGDHLSGGCILVMAAAPADYKPQFRSPVKIKKTENPQINLVPNPDILKTMAARNRSLSPRAILIGFAAETHETEKYALGKLKDKELDMIFLNDVSKTGAGFASTTNEFTVFYRDGRREELANAPKEQLGRTIIGCIASYAGLNL; from the coding sequence GTGAAAACAAAAATCATAGTTACCTCGGGTCCGACGCGTGAGCACTTCGACCCGATCCGTTTTTTATCAAACCCGAGTACGGGCCGCATGGGCCACTCGATCGCTGCGGCCGCTGTTGCCACCGGGCAGTTCGAAGTCGTCTACATCGCCGGCCCTGTGCCCGTCGAATTTGCGACTGTCACCGGCGCACAGAATTTCAGCGTCACAAGCACAGATGAAATGCAGGCAGCTGTCGGCGACCACCTCTCAGGGGGATGTATACTTGTCATGGCAGCGGCGCCTGCCGATTACAAACCGCAGTTTCGTTCACCGGTCAAAATCAAAAAAACGGAAAATCCGCAGATTAACCTCGTGCCCAACCCAGACATCTTAAAGACCATGGCTGCACGCAATCGATCGCTGTCCCCGCGCGCAATTCTGATCGGTTTTGCAGCTGAGACGCACGAGACCGAAAAATATGCGCTCGGTAAACTGAAAGACAAAGAACTCGACATGATCTTCTTGAACGACGTGTCGAAGACCGGTGCTGGCTTTGCATCGACAACCAATGAATTTACTGTGTTTTACCGCGATGGCCGGCGTGAAGAACTCGCCAACGCGCCGAAAGAACAACTCGGCAGAACCATTATCGGCTGCATCGCCAGCTACGCCGGTTTAAACCTGTGA
- a CDS encoding purine or other phosphorylase family 1, which yields MIALLVATRAEAHFFLKEMRGVKSAGIFHYRGQFAGKSAALFLTRPGVHSREQVRRFLRLHRYDAIINCGSCASLTAEMAHLHSALVGAVVSPGHKWLTIATGVRKCVSVSHLVADDDSKALLRETSGADILDMETYTIAGITAEKEFAAVPFYALRVVDDLAGEELYLKKEQMLREMTLRRPTGRPTLRDILRLGIWDYSRILWRRHRVARAIAAAAERLVVNLKS from the coding sequence GTGATCGCGCTGCTGGTCGCAACCCGCGCCGAAGCGCACTTTTTTCTGAAAGAAATGCGCGGCGTAAAGTCAGCCGGCATCTTCCATTACCGCGGCCAATTCGCCGGCAAGAGTGCTGCCCTCTTTCTCACGCGGCCCGGAGTGCACTCGCGCGAACAGGTGAGGCGTTTTCTGCGACTGCACCGCTACGACGCCATCATCAATTGTGGATCATGCGCAAGCCTAACAGCTGAAATGGCGCACCTGCATAGCGCTCTTGTCGGTGCAGTCGTTTCTCCCGGGCATAAGTGGCTGACAATTGCCACGGGCGTACGCAAGTGCGTAAGCGTTAGCCATCTCGTCGCCGATGATGATTCGAAGGCATTGCTGCGCGAAACGTCCGGCGCTGATATTCTCGATATGGAAACGTACACAATCGCCGGCATCACGGCTGAAAAAGAATTTGCTGCAGTGCCATTCTATGCTCTGCGTGTCGTCGACGACCTTGCAGGCGAAGAGCTTTACCTGAAAAAAGAGCAGATGCTGCGCGAGATGACCTTACGCAGACCCACCGGTCGCCCGACTCTTCGCGACATTCTGCGCCTCGGCATCTGGGACTACTCACGCATTCTCTGGCGCCGGCACCGGGTCGCACGCGCCATCGCCGCTGCCGCAGAGAGGCTCGTGGTTAACCTTAAGTCTTAA
- a CDS encoding DMT family transporter: MQHRHHLRGIFFILCSALLFYLATFFVRLASTEFSAPGSWYTVARFALGLPLFYMFFHRRRVAVQNRLWLSLRAACNVLAVVFFLYAAHFGSVMNANVLNMTYPAFVALLSPIFIGEKNRVTAWLSVVAAITGAALITTGGAALQFQKADILGLASGVTAGVGVMSLRQIRKTDSTFNVLYYTFLLGTFVTVLLVVAETLLTPVSDYSAASMKFWLLLLASGVCGVIGQWVFTYGFAWVGAVEGSILSSTRILIALAFGLFYFNEAFTYSAGLGAILVLASNVLLSLGHPKQKS, translated from the coding sequence ATGCAGCACCGCCATCACCTGCGCGGCATTTTCTTTATTCTTTGCTCGGCGCTGCTTTTCTATCTCGCAACATTCTTCGTGCGCCTCGCAAGCACAGAGTTCTCTGCCCCAGGTTCGTGGTATACGGTTGCCCGGTTTGCGCTCGGGCTACCCTTGTTCTATATGTTTTTTCACCGGCGTCGGGTCGCGGTACAGAACCGGCTGTGGCTCAGCCTGCGCGCAGCCTGCAATGTGCTTGCGGTGGTTTTCTTTCTCTACGCAGCGCATTTCGGCTCTGTGATGAACGCCAATGTACTCAATATGACTTACCCGGCATTCGTGGCGTTACTTTCACCGATCTTTATTGGTGAGAAAAACAGGGTGACCGCATGGCTTTCGGTCGTTGCCGCAATCACCGGTGCAGCACTCATCACTACCGGCGGCGCGGCGCTGCAATTTCAGAAAGCAGACATATTGGGCCTTGCTTCGGGCGTCACTGCCGGCGTGGGCGTCATGAGTCTTCGCCAGATTCGCAAGACAGACTCGACCTTCAATGTACTCTACTATACATTCCTGTTAGGTACCTTCGTGACGGTGCTGCTGGTTGTCGCCGAAACACTTTTGACCCCGGTCAGCGATTACAGTGCAGCGAGTATGAAATTCTGGCTGCTTCTGCTCGCTTCAGGTGTGTGCGGCGTCATCGGCCAATGGGTCTTCACTTACGGGTTCGCCTGGGTGGGCGCTGTTGAAGGCTCTATACTATCTTCAACGCGCATTCTGATTGCCCTGGCTTTCGGCCTTTTCTACTTTAACGAAGCCTTCACGTACAGCGCAGGTCTGGGCGCGATTCTCGTGCTGGCGTCGAATGTTTTGCTGTCTCTGGGCCACCCCAAACAAAAAAGTTGA
- a CDS encoding lipoyl domain-containing protein, with product MARIIELKIPDIGGNDGIELVKWNKQPGDTFSAGDELCELVTDKAAFALEAPKEGKLVEICIAEKAHPKVGELAARVEVE from the coding sequence ATGGCGCGCATCATTGAGCTGAAGATTCCCGATATTGGCGGCAACGACGGTATTGAACTCGTTAAATGGAACAAGCAGCCGGGCGACACTTTCAGCGCGGGTGATGAGCTCTGCGAACTGGTCACAGACAAGGCAGCGTTTGCCCTTGAGGCGCCGAAAGAGGGAAAACTGGTAGAGATCTGTATCGCCGAGAAGGCTCACCCGAAAGTGGGCGAGCTCGCGGCGCGGGTTGAAGTCGAATAG
- a CDS encoding adenylate/guanylate cyclase domain-containing protein, with protein sequence MFAARDKSNYLQRVRHTEQENIDSLVNRQMNDTLKKGSLASCLMGFVCGGVLYAMTLAGLVKGIDVPILWTIIGGAYSGAVWLLARARRIQSRSTWFVMLGFCTLPTSIYVIAWFMLPSGTATYITGPPGYLYFFLIVLTGFAFDFRLSLVAGIFSAIQYSVAAHLAVESLALVKHPDALLLQDLTQESFYHFKSLMMAMTGMTIGIVSRHVRNLIEDSLEKQRETLMVSRLFGQFVSNEVKDKILLSAGHVSAGEKKTVAILFCDIRGFTSFSEKVAPEHVVEYLNEYLDAMVRAINAAGGTIDKFIGDAIMAVFGGVMPVENACDAALAAALLMRAALNELNARRSAAGLSEIRNGIGLHYGEVVQGAIGSAERKDFTVIGDAVNSASRIEGLCKELKTDLVFSDSIYRAASSAVQARCRRIGEAQVKGREQPLALWTIDA encoded by the coding sequence GTGTTTGCAGCGCGCGATAAATCAAATTATCTGCAGCGCGTGCGGCATACCGAACAAGAGAACATCGACTCGCTTGTGAACCGGCAAATGAACGACACCCTCAAAAAAGGGTCACTCGCTTCATGCCTTATGGGCTTCGTTTGTGGCGGAGTTCTTTATGCTATGACGCTGGCAGGCCTCGTCAAGGGTATCGACGTGCCCATTCTGTGGACTATCATCGGTGGTGCCTATTCGGGCGCGGTATGGCTTTTGGCGCGAGCGCGGCGTATTCAAAGCCGCAGCACCTGGTTTGTCATGCTGGGATTCTGCACACTGCCAACGTCGATCTATGTGATCGCGTGGTTTATGCTACCTTCGGGCACAGCGACCTATATCACGGGCCCGCCGGGATATCTCTATTTTTTTCTGATTGTGCTTACAGGTTTCGCGTTCGATTTCAGGTTGTCGCTTGTCGCAGGTATTTTTTCAGCCATACAATACAGCGTAGCCGCCCATCTTGCGGTTGAAAGCCTTGCGCTCGTTAAACATCCTGATGCGTTGCTTCTGCAAGATCTGACGCAAGAGAGTTTCTACCATTTCAAGTCGCTGATGATGGCGATGACTGGCATGACAATCGGGATAGTCAGTCGTCACGTGCGTAATCTCATTGAAGATTCGCTCGAAAAGCAGCGCGAAACCTTGATGGTGTCGCGGCTTTTCGGCCAGTTCGTCTCGAACGAAGTCAAAGACAAGATTTTGCTTTCAGCGGGGCATGTGAGCGCGGGCGAAAAAAAGACCGTCGCGATTCTGTTTTGCGACATTCGCGGCTTTACAAGTTTCAGCGAGAAAGTTGCGCCTGAGCACGTCGTCGAATATCTTAACGAATACCTCGACGCGATGGTGCGCGCGATCAATGCGGCAGGCGGCACGATCGATAAATTTATCGGCGATGCCATCATGGCAGTTTTCGGGGGAGTTATGCCCGTCGAAAACGCCTGCGACGCAGCGTTGGCTGCGGCACTGCTGATGCGCGCCGCGCTGAACGAGCTGAACGCCCGGCGCAGCGCGGCCGGACTCAGCGAGATTCGAAATGGCATAGGCCTGCACTATGGCGAGGTTGTTCAGGGGGCGATTGGCAGTGCTGAGCGCAAAGATTTCACGGTGATCGGCGACGCGGTGAACTCGGCCTCGCGTATTGAAGGGCTGTGCAAAGAGCTGAAAACCGATCTGGTGTTTTCAGATTCCATTTACCGCGCCGCATCGTCTGCGGTGCAGGCGCGTTGTCGCCGCATTGGCGAAGCGCAGGTCAAAGGGCGCGAACAGCCACTTGCGCTGTGGACAATCGACGCCTGA
- a CDS encoding CBS domain-containing protein, giving the protein MRYSDTLTVGELMHRNVVTARAGDNVEATYTAMIAGRFRHMPVVDAKGKLLGILSDRDLRNVLVFINEADGKKSVVGDRQLTVEKVMTRDPMTVESEDSVRTVVKIMVKHKVGCLPVCDAAGVLQGLVTETDLLRLLEELLTTGAK; this is encoded by the coding sequence ATGAGATATTCTGATACCCTCACCGTCGGCGAGCTGATGCACCGCAACGTCGTCACCGCGCGCGCGGGCGATAACGTTGAAGCGACCTACACGGCGATGATCGCGGGGCGTTTCAGGCACATGCCGGTTGTCGACGCAAAGGGCAAGTTGCTCGGTATTCTCTCAGACCGCGATCTGCGCAACGTGCTTGTTTTTATCAACGAGGCAGACGGCAAAAAATCGGTTGTCGGTGATCGCCAGCTCACCGTCGAGAAGGTGATGACCCGAGACCCCATGACTGTCGAGAGTGAAGACTCGGTGCGCACCGTGGTCAAAATCATGGTAAAGCATAAAGTCGGATGTCTACCCGTATGCGATGCGGCCGGCGTATTGCAGGGCCTTGTCACAGAAACGGATCTACTGCGCCTGCTCGAAGAGCTGCTCACCACGGGCGCGAAGTGA